In Picosynechococcus sp. PCC 7002, the following are encoded in one genomic region:
- a CDS encoding protein phosphatase 2C domain-containing protein has protein sequence MSITLPYLRASGSLALTFQAADLVGDRYWVVAPQIWQDTKPEAPPDCTAPNDLAQRYGKLYSRQLHLPRIYDILSLPEGEILLLDNIPINNQGELLPALGSVWADASPLQQLNWLWQMLDLWEDLAAVAMGTSLLPLENIRVDGWRLRLMELLADPPGAPVTLGALVTPWRSLLAESTPPVQAMLTELIESFSEPDADLEIILPRLNQLLLEQSSQQHLQMAIASATDQGKLPTSNQDAHYPTTQDLAAPPTATLALSDHLLMVCDGVEGHGQGDVASQLAIQSLKLQLTGFFQGLFDTDEVVPPAVIEQQLAAYIRITNNLIAERNDQEGRTGGDRMATTLTLALQVPQRPKADKLQDSHSHELYIAQVGDSRAYWITKDQCVCLTVDDDLLSREVQAGRAIYRQGLQRPDHMALTQALGIKGGDRLHPVIRRFVFAEDGVLVVCSDGLSDQQFLESHWQTFAPVIIQGHLPPAALLQGLIEKAIAKNPEDNITAAIAFYRFTTDTFTQAPDIETAPAPEDFEPEFVPPDLALDTTLEAELESEPETENSLSQFTLILVSLVAILLMLVLAAFGLNWLLNRGPEPTQPGEPNLETPTNAE, from the coding sequence ATGTCTATTACTCTTCCTTATCTCCGAGCATCGGGTTCCTTGGCGTTAACCTTTCAGGCAGCGGATCTTGTTGGCGATCGCTACTGGGTGGTTGCACCGCAAATTTGGCAAGACACCAAGCCCGAAGCACCACCGGACTGCACAGCCCCCAATGACCTGGCCCAACGCTATGGCAAATTATATTCCCGTCAACTGCACTTGCCCCGCATTTACGATATTTTGTCTCTCCCGGAAGGGGAAATTTTACTCCTCGACAACATCCCAATTAACAATCAAGGGGAACTGCTGCCTGCCCTAGGATCGGTCTGGGCCGATGCTTCTCCCCTGCAACAGTTAAATTGGCTGTGGCAAATGCTCGATCTTTGGGAAGATTTGGCAGCCGTGGCCATGGGCACCAGTCTTTTGCCGTTAGAAAATATCCGGGTCGATGGTTGGCGACTCCGACTGATGGAATTATTGGCCGATCCCCCTGGTGCCCCTGTCACCTTAGGGGCCTTAGTAACGCCCTGGCGATCGCTCCTGGCCGAAAGCACGCCGCCAGTCCAAGCAATGCTGACGGAACTAATTGAAAGCTTTAGCGAACCGGATGCAGATCTAGAGATTATTTTGCCCCGGTTAAATCAGCTCCTTTTAGAGCAGTCTAGCCAGCAACATCTGCAAATGGCGATCGCCAGTGCCACCGACCAGGGAAAACTCCCCACAAGCAACCAAGATGCCCACTACCCCACGACCCAGGATTTAGCCGCTCCCCCTACGGCAACCCTAGCCTTGAGTGATCATTTACTAATGGTGTGTGACGGCGTTGAAGGCCATGGCCAGGGGGATGTGGCGAGTCAGTTGGCAATTCAATCCCTCAAGTTGCAATTGACAGGTTTCTTCCAAGGGCTATTTGATACCGATGAAGTGGTTCCCCCGGCGGTCATCGAACAACAGTTGGCGGCCTACATTCGCATTACAAATAACTTGATCGCCGAACGTAACGATCAAGAAGGACGCACGGGGGGCGATCGCATGGCCACTACTCTAACCCTGGCCCTCCAGGTACCCCAAAGACCCAAGGCCGACAAACTCCAGGATAGCCACAGCCACGAACTCTACATTGCCCAGGTGGGGGACAGCCGTGCCTATTGGATCACTAAAGATCAATGCGTTTGCTTAACGGTGGATGATGATCTGCTCAGTCGGGAAGTCCAGGCGGGCCGGGCTATTTATCGTCAAGGGTTACAGCGTCCTGATCACATGGCCCTCACCCAAGCCCTAGGGATTAAAGGGGGCGATCGCCTCCATCCTGTGATTCGCCGCTTCGTGTTTGCTGAAGATGGGGTGTTGGTGGTCTGTTCCGATGGCCTGAGTGACCAGCAATTTTTAGAGTCCCATTGGCAGACCTTCGCCCCGGTGATTATCCAGGGTCATTTGCCCCCGGCGGCCCTGCTCCAGGGCTTAATCGAGAAGGCGATCGCCAAAAATCCTGAAGATAACATTACGGCGGCGATCGCCTTCTACCGCTTCACAACGGATACCTTCACCCAGGCCCCGGACATTGAAACGGCCCCCGCCCCGGAAGACTTTGAGCCGGAATTTGTCCCCCCAGATCTCGCCCTAGACACAACCCTTGAGGCGGAACTGGAGTCGGAACCAGAAACAGAAAACAGTCTATCCCAGTTCACCTTAATTCTGGTGAGTTTAGTGGCGATTCTTTTGATGTTAGTCCTGGCGGCCTTTGGCTTGAACTGGCTGTTAAACCGTGGGCCTGAGCCGACGCAACCGGGGGAGCCAAATCTTGAAACCCCTACAAACGCAGAGTAG
- a CDS encoding NfeD family protein: MLNPLMIWLIIGAVLCSLEFIFPTAFMEFMLGLGAVAVAVIVYLVPSLDPNVQIFLWLLFSTIAIVSSRRFFTPKTSIRTISDAADAETLTAIAPGEAGRVLYEGNSWRARCADETVTIDPHQTVYVLRREGTTLIVMPRHLLEP, encoded by the coding sequence ATGCTCAATCCTTTAATGATCTGGTTAATTATTGGCGCGGTGCTTTGCTCCCTAGAGTTTATTTTTCCCACCGCCTTCATGGAGTTTATGCTAGGGCTTGGAGCCGTGGCCGTGGCCGTCATTGTGTATCTCGTTCCGAGCCTAGATCCCAATGTGCAGATTTTTTTGTGGTTGCTGTTTTCGACCATCGCCATTGTGAGTTCCCGCCGTTTTTTTACCCCCAAAACTTCCATACGGACCATCAGTGATGCTGCCGATGCCGAAACCCTAACGGCGATCGCCCCCGGTGAAGCTGGCCGCGTTTTGTACGAAGGCAACTCCTGGCGAGCCCGCTGCGCCGACGAAACCGTCACCATTGATCCCCACCAGACCGTTTATGTGCTACGTCGGGAAGGCACAACCTTGATTGTCATGCCCCGGCATCTCCTTGAACCCTAG
- a CDS encoding bifunctional diguanylate cyclase/phosphodiesterase, which translates to MYQSLAALCAALMLTGIVYVLVKHDQKIAMRQQDYRYIIFGCILLALGRWLSFLQFSQYLGTQWQSLGTVWQFGERFISEGVGLIFVGVGLVRWLPTLTAFQRRASAYRQTSEALASERNILQGLFNSLQGALFVCDGAGNFIRWNRFYQEVLGFSDAEMSHLKAIETVVPEDREFVQQQLLEVFSQGYAEGEFRVRTKQGQTLRLYGFASRVELDLDQNASGFTGIAIDISALKQVEAELRRSQRSLQMHNCFLTLAHALTQRLHGSLEIEDIARETTTTLHQYYGETCIGFYLLEGATFEDGLLKLQSHAGFSSERRVALNQLTASHRLFRYALQDKTLQILDAAELACFCDDLSPQSVALSNAAKVLTIPLIFHEQQFGLLLMLFQEDKTLASYEIDTLRALGQSISLAIANAHHFKELRYQARYDSLTTIGNRNLFHDTIQEWLNAPSLGYELIIVMLIDLDRFKDLNDTLGHKLGNTFLQQIALRLLSALSPYQGIVCRLGGDEFAVACPMMHSEWEEACQHAVELADILQAAIKQPFVTAGNVIHITASLGIAMFPNHGTDSHAALRSAEVAMYAAKQKRTAYEIYHEDIDHYTPRRLAILSSLGKPSARQQFFLCYQPKFDLRQKRLIGVEALARWHHPTFGLISPAEFVPLAEQSDAIHALTYWIWEEAFQQKKAWQNQGLDLAIALNLSACSLLDPNCLTTFESLLQQYEIIPAQVELEITETALMSDPRYALELLQCFANLGVHLSIDDFGTGYSSLSYLQRFPVHALKIDQSFVVDMLTNEQSLVIVRSTINLAHSLGLEVVAEGVENQAILDLLKEMGCDIAQGYFLGRPQRAEQVHRFSAEGLKRVV; encoded by the coding sequence ATGTACCAGTCCCTTGCTGCCCTATGTGCCGCTTTGATGTTAACGGGCATTGTCTATGTCCTCGTAAAACATGATCAAAAAATCGCGATGCGGCAACAGGACTATCGCTACATTATTTTTGGTTGCATCCTGTTAGCTTTAGGACGTTGGTTATCTTTTTTGCAATTCTCCCAATACCTCGGTACCCAGTGGCAATCTTTAGGAACGGTCTGGCAGTTCGGTGAGCGATTTATTAGTGAAGGTGTTGGGCTGATTTTCGTTGGCGTTGGACTGGTGCGGTGGTTGCCAACCTTAACGGCGTTCCAGCGGCGGGCCTCTGCCTACAGACAGACCAGTGAAGCCTTAGCATCCGAACGCAATATTCTCCAAGGATTATTTAATAGTCTCCAAGGCGCGTTGTTCGTCTGTGATGGTGCGGGTAACTTTATCCGTTGGAATCGTTTTTATCAAGAAGTGCTTGGTTTTAGTGATGCAGAGATGTCTCACCTCAAGGCGATTGAGACGGTTGTGCCTGAAGATCGAGAGTTTGTGCAGCAACAGTTACTAGAAGTTTTTAGTCAAGGCTATGCAGAAGGGGAATTTCGAGTCCGGACAAAACAGGGTCAAACCTTAAGACTATATGGATTTGCGTCGCGGGTTGAACTTGATCTCGATCAAAATGCTTCGGGATTTACGGGCATTGCCATTGATATTTCTGCCCTCAAACAGGTCGAAGCGGAACTGCGACGTTCCCAACGGTCTTTGCAGATGCACAATTGCTTCTTGACCTTGGCCCATGCCCTTACCCAGCGGTTACATGGCTCCCTAGAAATTGAAGATATTGCCCGGGAAACCACGACAACGCTACATCAATATTATGGGGAAACTTGTATTGGTTTTTATTTATTAGAAGGTGCAACTTTTGAGGATGGCCTACTCAAGCTCCAGAGCCATGCGGGTTTTTCGTCGGAAAGGCGCGTTGCCCTCAATCAACTCACCGCCAGCCATCGTCTTTTTCGCTATGCTTTGCAGGATAAAACGCTCCAAATTTTAGACGCTGCGGAGTTGGCTTGTTTTTGTGATGATCTCAGTCCCCAAAGTGTCGCCCTGAGCAATGCGGCGAAGGTTTTAACGATTCCTTTGATTTTCCATGAACAACAGTTTGGCTTGCTGTTGATGCTATTCCAAGAGGATAAAACCTTAGCTTCCTATGAAATTGATACCCTCCGCGCCCTGGGTCAGTCGATTTCTTTGGCGATCGCCAATGCCCACCATTTCAAAGAACTGCGCTACCAAGCCCGCTACGATAGTTTGACGACCATCGGCAATCGCAATCTATTCCATGACACGATTCAGGAGTGGTTAAATGCGCCCTCCTTGGGGTACGAGTTAATCATTGTGATGCTCATTGACCTAGACCGTTTCAAGGATCTCAATGACACCCTGGGCCACAAACTTGGGAATACCTTTCTACAACAGATTGCCCTGCGCTTACTCTCGGCCCTCAGTCCCTACCAGGGGATCGTCTGTCGTTTGGGGGGAGACGAATTTGCCGTTGCCTGTCCGATGATGCACAGCGAATGGGAAGAAGCCTGCCAGCATGCGGTGGAGCTGGCCGATATTTTGCAGGCAGCGATTAAGCAGCCCTTTGTGACAGCGGGTAATGTGATTCATATTACGGCGAGCCTGGGGATTGCGATGTTCCCCAACCACGGGACAGACAGCCACGCCGCCCTCCGCAGTGCCGAAGTGGCGATGTATGCGGCAAAACAAAAACGTACAGCCTATGAGATTTACCACGAAGATATTGACCACTACACCCCGCGTCGCCTCGCCATTCTCTCTAGCCTCGGGAAACCGAGCGCCCGCCAACAATTCTTTTTGTGCTATCAGCCCAAGTTTGATCTCCGGCAAAAAAGACTGATCGGCGTAGAGGCTTTAGCCCGTTGGCACCACCCCACGTTTGGGCTTATTTCCCCCGCTGAATTTGTCCCCCTCGCGGAACAAAGTGATGCAATCCACGCGCTGACCTACTGGATTTGGGAAGAAGCTTTCCAACAAAAAAAAGCCTGGCAAAACCAAGGTCTTGATTTGGCGATCGCCCTCAATCTATCGGCCTGTAGCTTGCTCGATCCAAACTGCCTGACCACCTTTGAATCGCTCCTCCAGCAATATGAAATCATCCCTGCACAGGTTGAACTCGAAATTACAGAAACCGCCCTCATGAGTGACCCGCGCTATGCCCTAGAGCTATTACAATGCTTCGCTAATCTGGGAGTGCATTTATCCATTGATGACTTTGGTACCGGATATTCTTCTCTGAGCTATTTACAGCGGTTTCCGGTTCATGCCCTAAAAATTGATCAATCCTTTGTGGTGGATATGCTCACCAACGAACAAAGCCTGGTGATTGTCCGCTCGACGATTAATTTAGCCCATAGCCTCGGCTTAGAAGTGGTGGCAGAAGGGGTTGAAAATCAGGCCATCCTAGACTTACTCAAAGAAATGGGGTGTGACATTGCCCAAGGATATTTTCTCGGGCGTCCCCAAAGGGCCGAGCAGGTCCATCGCTTCTCCGCTGAAGGCCTGAAGCGAGTTGTTTAG
- the hemH gene encoding ferrochelatase — protein MGRVGVLLLNLGGPDKLEDVRPFLFNLFADPEIIRLPAPWMQKPLAWLISTLRAGKSQENYKEIGGGSPLRQITEAQGTALAQKLAEWGQEVKVYVGMRYWHPFTEEAIAEIKKDDLDQLVVLPLYPQFSISTSGSSFRVLEEMWRTDKDLNQLDYTLIPSWYDHPQYIAAMVDLIRQELDQFDNPDQAHIFFSAHGVPQSYVEEAGDPYQREIEECTKLIMEALGRPNDYTLAYQSRVGPVEWLQPYTEDSLIALGEKGVKDLVVIPISFVSEHIETLQEIDIEYREVAEEAGIENFRRVPALNTHPLFIESLANLVTDSLEQCPRTFGQVTHPKENMKMYPQELSWGMNTSAEVLNGRLAMIGFLALLLELISGQGPLHFVGIM, from the coding sequence ATGGGTCGTGTTGGGGTCTTATTACTTAACCTAGGTGGGCCAGACAAATTAGAGGATGTCCGTCCTTTTTTATTTAATTTGTTTGCTGACCCCGAAATTATTCGTTTACCCGCGCCATGGATGCAAAAGCCGCTTGCTTGGCTCATTTCCACGCTCCGGGCCGGCAAATCCCAAGAAAACTATAAAGAAATTGGCGGTGGTTCGCCCCTCCGACAAATCACCGAAGCCCAGGGGACAGCCCTCGCCCAAAAGTTGGCGGAGTGGGGTCAAGAGGTCAAAGTTTATGTGGGGATGCGCTACTGGCACCCCTTCACCGAAGAGGCGATCGCCGAAATCAAAAAAGACGACCTTGATCAGCTTGTGGTATTGCCACTCTATCCCCAGTTTTCCATCAGCACTAGCGGGTCTAGCTTCCGGGTGCTCGAAGAAATGTGGCGCACCGACAAAGACCTCAATCAACTCGATTACACCCTCATTCCCTCCTGGTATGACCATCCCCAATACATTGCTGCGATGGTCGATCTCATTCGCCAAGAGCTGGATCAATTTGATAACCCAGACCAGGCCCATATTTTCTTTAGTGCCCATGGCGTCCCCCAAAGCTATGTCGAAGAAGCAGGAGATCCCTACCAGCGAGAAATCGAAGAATGCACCAAATTAATCATGGAAGCCCTTGGTCGTCCCAATGACTACACCCTGGCCTACCAAAGTCGTGTTGGCCCCGTAGAATGGCTCCAACCCTACACCGAAGATTCCCTCATTGCCCTGGGCGAAAAAGGCGTGAAGGATTTGGTGGTGATTCCCATTAGTTTCGTGTCTGAGCACATCGAAACCCTCCAGGAAATCGATATTGAGTATCGGGAAGTTGCCGAGGAAGCTGGCATTGAAAATTTCCGCCGCGTTCCGGCTCTGAATACTCATCCATTGTTCATCGAATCCTTGGCGAACTTGGTCACCGATTCCCTCGAACAATGTCCTCGCACCTTTGGTCAGGTCACCCACCCCAAAGAAAATATGAAAATGTATCCCCAAGAATTGTCCTGGGGCATGAATACCAGCGCCGAGGTCTTAAATGGCCGCCTCGCCATGATCGGCTTTTTGGCGTTGTTGTTGGAGTTGATTAGTGGCCAAGGCCCGCTCCATTTTGTTGGCATTATGTAA
- a CDS encoding bifunctional aldolase/short-chain dehydrogenase codes for MKSLWNDQEAATYQGDLALRVYTSRLLGRDPSLVLHGGGNTSVKVTETNLVGETEEILYVKGSGWDLATIEAAGFAPVRMNHLLKLAQLPSLSDPQMVNELKTQMTVATAPTPSVETILHAILPYKYVDHTHADAIVTITNTPEGLERIKEIYGDRLVIIPYIMPGFDLARLCAEKFAAAAHAQTEGMILLNHGIFSFGATAKESYERMIALVQEAETYLQQQGAWQIPQRSVKTSDTPIAKTLAQLRYDVSQVAGFPVILKGDRRPEILNFTQREDLGRISQQNPATPDHVIRTKPVPLIGRDVQGFAAAYKAYFTNQAPEAKEPKTMLDPAPRVILDPELGLITVGQTAKAANIVADIYRHTIEIITRAERLSRYQALSQKDIFDMEYWDLEQAKLKKGGNPPEFTGEIALVTGAASGIGKACVESLLKRGAAVVALDINPTIETLCDRPDFLGLTCDLTDETQIKNALEQAVQYFGGLDMVILNAGIFPPSQAIANLPTDHWRQVLDINLDSNLVLLRECHPFLKLAPKGGRVAIIGSKNVAAPGQGVAAYSVSKAALNQLARVAALEWGSDEIRINTIHPNAVFDTGIWTPEVLEKRAKAYGLTIEDYKKNNLLQVEITSQDVAECAVILCSDLFAKTTAAQIPLDGGNERVI; via the coding sequence ATGAAAAGCCTTTGGAACGATCAAGAAGCAGCCACCTACCAGGGGGATTTGGCCCTGCGGGTTTACACATCGCGTTTGTTAGGGCGAGATCCCTCTTTGGTACTCCATGGCGGTGGTAATACCTCTGTCAAGGTCACGGAAACGAACCTCGTCGGGGAAACGGAAGAAATTCTCTATGTCAAAGGAAGCGGCTGGGACTTGGCGACCATCGAGGCGGCGGGTTTTGCCCCCGTGCGGATGAATCATTTGCTGAAATTGGCTCAATTGCCAAGCCTAAGCGACCCCCAGATGGTCAACGAACTAAAGACCCAAATGACTGTCGCCACGGCCCCGACCCCTTCGGTGGAAACGATTTTACACGCGATTTTGCCCTACAAATATGTCGATCACACCCACGCCGACGCAATTGTGACGATTACCAACACACCGGAGGGCCTGGAGCGAATCAAAGAAATTTATGGCGATCGCCTGGTGATTATTCCCTATATCATGCCGGGGTTTGACCTCGCTCGCCTTTGTGCCGAAAAATTTGCCGCCGCCGCCCACGCCCAAACCGAGGGGATGATTTTGTTAAACCACGGGATTTTCTCCTTTGGGGCGACGGCCAAAGAATCCTACGAGCGGATGATTGCCCTTGTCCAGGAAGCAGAAACCTATCTCCAGCAGCAAGGGGCTTGGCAGATTCCCCAACGTTCTGTAAAAACCAGTGACACTCCCATCGCGAAAACCCTAGCCCAACTCCGTTACGACGTTTCCCAGGTGGCAGGTTTCCCGGTCATTCTCAAAGGCGATCGCCGCCCGGAAATTTTGAACTTTACCCAGCGGGAAGACTTAGGGCGCATTTCCCAACAAAATCCCGCCACCCCCGACCATGTAATCCGCACCAAACCTGTGCCACTGATTGGCCGTGATGTGCAAGGGTTCGCCGCCGCTTACAAAGCCTATTTCACCAACCAAGCGCCCGAAGCCAAGGAACCCAAAACCATGCTTGATCCGGCCCCCAGGGTAATTCTCGATCCGGAATTGGGTTTAATTACCGTCGGCCAAACCGCCAAAGCCGCAAACATTGTCGCAGATATCTATCGCCACACCATCGAGATTATTACCCGTGCTGAACGGCTCAGTCGCTACCAAGCCCTGTCCCAAAAAGATATTTTTGATATGGAATATTGGGATCTAGAGCAGGCCAAACTGAAAAAAGGGGGCAATCCACCAGAATTTACCGGCGAGATTGCCCTGGTGACAGGGGCCGCCTCTGGCATTGGTAAAGCCTGCGTTGAATCTCTCCTGAAGCGAGGGGCGGCGGTGGTGGCCCTGGATATTAACCCCACCATTGAAACCTTATGCGATCGCCCTGATTTTCTTGGCCTGACCTGTGACCTGACGGACGAAACCCAAATTAAAAACGCCTTAGAGCAAGCAGTCCAATATTTTGGTGGTTTGGACATGGTAATTCTTAACGCCGGGATTTTCCCCCCCAGCCAGGCGATCGCCAATCTCCCCACCGACCACTGGCGACAGGTACTCGACATTAATCTCGACAGCAATTTGGTTCTGCTGCGGGAATGTCATCCTTTCCTGAAACTGGCACCGAAAGGGGGGCGGGTCGCGATCATTGGCTCGAAAAATGTTGCTGCCCCAGGTCAAGGCGTCGCTGCCTATTCCGTTTCCAAAGCGGCCCTCAACCAACTGGCACGGGTGGCCGCCCTCGAATGGGGTTCAGACGAGATTCGGATCAATACCATCCATCCCAATGCCGTCTTCGATACAGGGATTTGGACGCCCGAAGTGCTCGAAAAACGCGCCAAAGCCTACGGCCTAACCATTGAGGATTACAAGAAAAACAATCTCCTTCAGGTGGAAATCACTAGCCAGGACGTCGCTGAATGTGCCGTAATCCTTTGCAGTGATCTATTCGCTAAAACAACCGCCGCCCAAATTCCCCTTGATGGCGGCAACGAGCGCGTCATTTAA
- the pdxH gene encoding pyridoxamine 5'-phosphate oxidase, with amino-acid sequence MIMHVANLRQNYTKAGLHEDDVSDDPMVQFATWFQQATETNEIREPNAMVLSSVGPDGKPSSRVVLLKDFSDAGLTFFTNYASQKGLELTGTQYAALVFWWEPLERQVRIEGTVEKLPPERSDEYFASRPRKSQIGAWASAQSQAIANREVLEQRFKDLEAEYADKDIPRPDHWGGFLVKPEKIEFWQGRPSRLHDRLVFTLQGDLTWQRQRLAP; translated from the coding sequence ATGATTATGCACGTTGCCAATCTCCGCCAAAATTACACCAAAGCGGGTCTCCATGAAGATGATGTGAGCGATGACCCCATGGTGCAATTTGCCACTTGGTTCCAACAGGCAACGGAAACCAACGAAATTCGTGAGCCCAATGCGATGGTACTTAGCTCCGTCGGCCCTGACGGGAAACCGAGTTCACGGGTTGTGCTCCTAAAAGATTTTAGTGACGCTGGATTAACTTTTTTTACCAACTACGCCAGCCAAAAGGGTTTGGAACTAACAGGAACCCAATATGCGGCTTTGGTCTTTTGGTGGGAACCCCTAGAAAGGCAAGTGCGCATCGAAGGCACCGTCGAAAAACTGCCTCCTGAACGCTCCGATGAATATTTCGCCAGCCGCCCCCGGAAATCCCAAATTGGGGCCTGGGCCTCTGCTCAAAGTCAGGCGATCGCCAACCGGGAAGTCCTCGAACAACGTTTCAAAGACCTCGAAGCCGAGTACGCCGACAAAGACATTCCCCGGCCAGACCATTGGGGCGGCTTTTTGGTGAAGCCCGAAAAAATTGAATTTTGGCAAGGACGTCCCAGTCGTCTCCATGACCGGCTTGTGTTTACCTTACAAGGCGATCTCACCTGGCAACGGCAACGCCTAGCGCCGTAA
- a CDS encoding MoaD/ThiS family protein, whose amino-acid sequence MSAPLQITIKLFAIYQETYGTEVLHWQVAPGSTVMDVFQRILSEHPSLAEWQAVTRFGVNLEFVSPETVLQEGDEVVLIPPVSGG is encoded by the coding sequence ATGTCTGCCCCGCTCCAAATCACCATTAAGCTCTTCGCAATCTACCAAGAAACCTACGGCACCGAAGTTTTACATTGGCAAGTTGCCCCTGGCAGTACGGTTATGGACGTTTTCCAGCGCATTCTCAGTGAACATCCCAGTTTGGCAGAATGGCAGGCCGTCACCCGCTTTGGCGTGAATTTAGAATTTGTCTCCCCGGAAACAGTGCTCCAGGAGGGCGATGAGGTGGTTCTGATTCCTCCTGTCAGTGGTGGTTAA
- a CDS encoding J domain-containing protein: protein MNLLECYKILGLRVDAELEAVKAAYRRLARQCHPDVNRGDRQAEYKFIQITQAYKVLAEIHRSPDKQTWLPSPEPQQPPGRASLSPLDQRLKWQSYQRLQDCLQQQRYARAIALMEGLAQRLPQDLEVRQWQGITYLSWGRHLFQQGQHHKARTYLHKALLADPHNRKLRQRVEELLQTILIPAI from the coding sequence ATGAATCTCCTTGAGTGCTACAAAATTTTAGGGTTACGGGTTGATGCAGAGCTGGAAGCAGTAAAGGCGGCCTATCGTCGTTTAGCGCGGCAATGTCACCCGGATGTAAATCGTGGCGATCGCCAAGCGGAATACAAATTTATCCAAATTACCCAAGCCTACAAAGTCCTGGCAGAAATCCACCGTTCCCCGGACAAACAAACTTGGCTCCCATCCCCAGAACCACAGCAGCCCCCAGGGAGGGCGAGCCTTTCTCCTTTGGATCAGCGGCTGAAGTGGCAGAGCTACCAACGGCTCCAGGACTGCCTACAACAACAGCGCTATGCCAGGGCGATCGCCTTAATGGAAGGTCTAGCCCAGCGGCTCCCCCAGGATCTAGAGGTGCGCCAATGGCAAGGGATCACTTATCTCAGTTGGGGCCGCCATTTATTCCAACAGGGGCAACACCACAAAGCCCGCACCTATCTCCACAAAGCACTCCTGGCTGACCCCCACAACCGCAAGCTACGCCAACGGGTAGAGGAACTATTACAGACAATTTTGATCCCTGCGATTTAA